A single region of the Triticum dicoccoides isolate Atlit2015 ecotype Zavitan chromosome 2B, WEW_v2.0, whole genome shotgun sequence genome encodes:
- the LOC119364273 gene encoding peroxidase 72-like: MALHWSGGLAVAVAAALAVSALFPAGAAGHPPLPGPLVPQFYEHTCPQMQALVGAIVAKEHAKDPRMAASLLRLHFHDCFVQGCDASVLLDADGSGRFTTEKRSNPNRDSLRGYEVIDEIKAALEHACPHTVSCADIAAVAARDSTVLTGGPGWEVPLGRRDSLTASVSGSNNLIPAPNDTLPTITAKFRNQGLDVVDLVALSGAHTIGDSRCVSFRQRLYSQNNDGRPDPTLNPAYAAKLRGRCPRSGGDQILFALDPATQFRFDNQYYKNILAMNGLLNSDEVLLTQSHETMELVKSYAASNELFFDHFAKSMVKMGNISPLTGHNGEIRKNCRRVNHF; the protein is encoded by the exons ATGGCGTTGCACTGGAGCGGCGGCCTCGCTGTCGCGGTCGCGGCGGCGCTGGCCGTGTCCGCGCTCTTCCCGGCGGGCGCTGCGGGTCACCCGCCGCTCCCAGGCCCGTTGGTCCCGCAGTTCTACGAGCACACGTGCCCGCAGATGCAGGCGTTGGTGGGCGCCATCGTGGCCAAGGAGCACGCCAAGGACCCCCGCATGGCGGCGTCCCTGCTCCGGCTGCACTTCCACGACTGCTTCGTGCAGGGCTGCGACGCGTCGGTGCTGCTCGACGCCGACGGCAGCGGCAGGTTCACCACCGAGAAGCGGTCCAACCCGAACCGCGACTCGCTGAGGGGCTACGAGGTCATCGATGAGATCAAGGCCGCCCTCGAGCACGCCTGCCCCCACaccgtctcctgcgccgacatcgccgccgtcgccgccagggACTCCACCGTGCTG ACGGGCGGGCCGGGCTGGGAGGTGCCACTGGGGAGGAGGGACTCGCTGACCGCCAGCGTGAGCGGCTCCAACAACCTCATCCCTGCTCCCAACGACACCCTCCCCACCATCACCGCCAAGTTCCGCAACCAGGGTCTCGACGTCGTCGACCTCGTCGCGCTCTCAG GAGCACACACCATTGGCGACTCGCGCTGCGTGAGCTTCCGGCAGCGGCTCTACAGCCAGAACAACGACGGGCGCCCGGACCCGACGCTGAACCCGGCCTACGCCGCCAAGCTCCGCGGGCGGTGCCCCCGGTCCGGCGGCGACCAGATCCTGTTCGCCCTGGACCCCGCCACCCAGTTCCGGTTCGACAACCAGTACTACAAGAACATCCTCGCCATGAACGGCCTGCTCAACTCCGACGAGGTCCTGCTCACGCAGAGCCACGAGACCATGGAGCTCGTCAAGAGCTACGCCGCCAGCAACGAGCTCTTCTTCGACCACTTCGCCAAGTCCATGGTCAAGATGGGCAACATCTCGCCGCTCACCGGGCACAACGGCGAGATCAGGAAGAACTGCAGGAGGGTCAACCACTTCTAA